Genomic segment of Buchnera aphidicola (Aphis fabae):
AAATAAAAGATATTTCTATTTTACGTAGTATCGGTGCTAATAATTTTCTTATTCAATTAATTTTTTTATATTATGGTTTTCGTTTTGTGTTAATAGGAAATTTGATAGGTTCAATAACTGGAATTATAACTGTTTTAAATAGTAAAAAAATTATATTTTTTTTAGATAAATATTTTAGTAATAGCTTATTAATAAATAATGTTTATTATCATCATTTTTTGTTATTAAAGTTAAATTTATCAGATACAATTATTATTTTCATTAGTACTATAATAATAGGAATTATTTCAAATTGGTATCCTTCATATTATGCTTCAAAAATAGATCCGAGTAAGATGTTAAAAAAATTTTAGTTTTTTAACATTGTCAAAAAAATATTTTTTAGTTAATTAAAATTTTTTTATAAATTTAATTTTAATTGATAATTTACTAACAAAATAATGGTGAAATTATGACTATTAAAGTAGGTATAAATGGCTTTGGTCGTATTGGACGTGTTTTGTTTCGGTTAGCTCAAAAACGAAAAAATATTGAAATTTTAGCAATAAATGACTTAATGGATCCTGAATATATAGCTTATATGTTAAAGTATGACTCTACACATGGCGTTTTTAAAAACAATATTGAAGTAAAAAATAAAAATATTATTGTTAATGAAAAAAAAATTAGAATCACTTCAATAAAAGATCCTAAAAAGTTAATGTGGAATGATTTATCAATTGATGTAGTAATTGAATCTACAGGTCTTTTTTTAACAAGAGAAGCTGCTTATCAACATATTTTAGCAGGAGCAAAAAAAGTTGTAATAACTGGACCTTCTAAAGATGATATTCCTATGTTTGTTAGAGGAGCTAATTTTGATAAATATCAAGGTGAAAATATTGTATCTAATGCATCTTGTACAACTAATTGTTTAGCTCCTTTATCAAAAGTAATAGACGATAATTTTAATATTATTGAAGGTTTAATGACTACTGTGCATGCTACAACAGCTACTCAAAAAGTTGTTGATAGTGCTTCAAATAAAGATTGGAGAGGAGGTAGAGGAGTATTACAAAATATTATTCCTTCATCAACTGGTGCAGCTATTGCGGTGGGAAAAGTTTTACCAAATTTAAATGGAAAATTAACAGGTATGGCTTTTCGTGTTCCTACATCAAATGTATCTGTTGTAGATTTAACAGTACGTTATAAAAAATCAGCAACATATGAAGAAATATGTTCAGTCATTAAGCGTGCTTCAAAAGAAAATATGAAGGGAATTTTAGGATACACAGAAGATGAGGTAGTATCATCAGATTTTAATGGACAAGAATTAACTTCAATATTTGATATAAAAGCAGGTTTATCATTAAATAAAAATTTTGCAAAACTTATTGCATGGTATGATAATGAAACTGGTTATTCTAGTAAAGTTTTAGATTTAGTTACATTAGTTTCTACGAAATAAATAAAATAAATTTATATTTGTAATTTATGAAATAGCAGTATTAAGTTTGTACTTAATACTGCATATTAAAAAAAAGTATAAAATATTTAATAAATAATTTTATTGTCTGGCTAATCTCACTAAAGAAGGTTTAAAGGCAATATTACTACGCCATGGGTTGATATCAATACCTCCTCTTCGAGTATATCTAGCATATACACTAAGTTTTTTAGGACGACAAATATCTTGAATATCATTAAATATTCTTTCAATACATTCTTCATGAAATTCATTATGAGTTCGGAAAGAAATTAAATATTGTAATAATGCAGTATGACTAATTTTTTGACCAGTATATATAATATTTATTGATGCCCAATCAGGTTGATAAGTTACAGGACAATTTGATTTAAACAAATCACTATATAAAGATTCAGTAACTACTTCTTGTGTGTTAGAAGAATTTTTAAGTAATAGTTTATTATAATTATATGATTTTATTGAAATATTTTTATTATCTATACAAATACCTAAAAATTTTGATATACCTATATTTTCAATCTCATTTAAATTAAATAATTTTACAAAAACTTTTCCTATTGCACATTTATTAAAATCATATGTAATTTTTTTTATTAAATTTGTGCTTGTTTCAAATTTCATTTGATTAAAACTATTTATATATAATTTTAAACTTTTAGATTCAATAATATTTATAGTTTTAATGTCAAATTCTATTCTAGCAATAGCAATTTGTGGTAATCCATTTAAATTTAACCAAGATAGTTCATATAATGTCCAAATATCTTTACCTGAAAATGGAAGATTTATATGATTTATTTCAATGTTTTTACGATGTTTTTTTCTTGGTATACCCTTTAACAAACTAAACTGCTTTATTTTAACACTCATAGTATTTCTTTTATTTGATAGATAAATAAATTATTTGTATAATATTTTTAATAAAATTCCGAAATGATATTTTTTATCCATTGTTTAATACGATGTTTAGTTTGATCTGATTGACGATCTTCATCTAAAATTAATCCTATAAAATGATCTTGATTTAACAAAGCTTTAGAAGAATCAAAATTGTATCCTTTAGTCGGCCATTTCCCAATTATTTTTGCCTGATTTTTTTTTATAATTTTATATATTACACTTAATGCATCACAAAAATATTCACTATAATCTTCTTGATCACCGCATCCAAAAAGCGCAATAGTTTTATTTGAAAAATTTATTTTTTTTAAAATAGGCAAAAAATCATCCCAATCACATTGAACTTCACCGTAATACCAAGTGGGAATACCAAATATTAAATTATTAAAGCTTTCTATATCTTTTTTAGAGGTATTGCTAATATCATATAAAAAAGAGTTGTGTTTTCCAATTTTTTGGTGGATGATTTTTGCTATTTTTTCTGTATTCCCAGTATCACTTCCAAAAAAAATACCTATTTTTTCCATATTTTTGCCTATGTATTAAAATAAATTTTTTAAAAATTAAATTTTTACTTAAAAGATATAAAGTAACAAAATACTTTTAAAGTATATAAAACTAAATTTGTTTAGTTTAGAAAATTTTTTATAATTTATATTTATTTCACTTATAATAAATTAATATTTTAAAAATATTTTTTATTTTTAATTTGCTAAAAAATAATATTTTAAAATTTACTAAAATTTTTAATAAAACTATAATATGTTATTTTTATAAATATAAAAACTTTAACATTAAAATCATGAATAAAAATTTAATATGGTTTCGTAATGATCTTCGTATATATGATAACACAGCTTTATATAACGCATGTTTATCTAATACAGATAAAGTAATAGGTTTATTT
This window contains:
- the gap gene encoding type I glyceraldehyde-3-phosphate dehydrogenase gives rise to the protein MTIKVGINGFGRIGRVLFRLAQKRKNIEILAINDLMDPEYIAYMLKYDSTHGVFKNNIEVKNKNIIVNEKKIRITSIKDPKKLMWNDLSIDVVIESTGLFLTREAAYQHILAGAKKVVITGPSKDDIPMFVRGANFDKYQGENIVSNASCTTNCLAPLSKVIDDNFNIIEGLMTTVHATTATQKVVDSASNKDWRGGRGVLQNIIPSSTGAAIAVGKVLPNLNGKLTGMAFRVPTSNVSVVDLTVRYKKSATYEEICSVIKRASKENMKGILGYTEDEVVSSDFNGQELTSIFDIKAGLSLNKNFAKLIAWYDNETGYSSKVLDLVTLVSTK
- the queF gene encoding NADPH-dependent 7-cyano-7-deazaguanine reductase QueF (Catalyzes the NADPH-dependent reduction of 7-cyano-7-deazaguanine (preQ0) to 7-aminomethyl-7-deazaguanine (preQ1) in queuosine biosynthesis) yields the protein MSVKIKQFSLLKGIPRKKHRKNIEINHINLPFSGKDIWTLYELSWLNLNGLPQIAIARIEFDIKTINIIESKSLKLYINSFNQMKFETSTNLIKKITYDFNKCAIGKVFVKLFNLNEIENIGISKFLGICIDNKNISIKSYNYNKLLLKNSSNTQEVVTESLYSDLFKSNCPVTYQPDWASINIIYTGQKISHTALLQYLISFRTHNEFHEECIERIFNDIQDICRPKKLSVYARYTRRGGIDINPWRSNIAFKPSLVRLARQ
- the fldA gene encoding flavodoxin FldA is translated as MEKIGIFFGSDTGNTEKIAKIIHQKIGKHNSFLYDISNTSKKDIESFNNLIFGIPTWYYGEVQCDWDDFLPILKKINFSNKTIALFGCGDQEDYSEYFCDALSVIYKIIKKNQAKIIGKWPTKGYNFDSSKALLNQDHFIGLILDEDRQSDQTKHRIKQWIKNIISEFY